Proteins from a single region of Microbacterium sp. zg-Y818:
- a CDS encoding DUF4229 domain-containing protein: MKARSAIVYSVLRLLAFLVPLGVMMLFPIMREYYWLSAIFAALIGLSLSLLFLRAPLDEVTSDLAARRQRRTTEQQDADAEDAAAGSLGDDAPLR; this comes from the coding sequence GTGAAAGCACGCTCCGCGATCGTCTACTCGGTGCTGCGTCTGCTGGCGTTCCTGGTTCCGCTGGGCGTGATGATGCTCTTCCCGATCATGCGGGAGTACTACTGGCTGTCGGCGATCTTCGCGGCCCTCATCGGGCTCAGCCTGTCGCTGCTGTTCCTGCGGGCCCCGCTGGACGAGGTCACATCCGACCTGGCCGCGCGGCGGCAGCGGCGCACGACCGAGCAGCAGGATGCCGACGCGGAGGATGCCGCAGCCGGCTCCCTCGGCGACGACGCACCGCTGCGCTGA
- a CDS encoding demethylmenaquinone methyltransferase produces the protein MTSEPLRADLGKDPARVSGMFDEVAPAYDRTNTVLSLGNDRLWRVATTRAVAPRPGQRILDLAAGTGASSVALAASGAEVVAADFSPGMIAEGRRRHGSVPNLSFVEADATALPFEDDSFDAVTISFGLRNVNDPKKALAEMLRVTAPGGRLVICEFSHPRSPAFAGLYRFYNDRVLPVVARAVSSNAAAYDYLNESIRDWPDQPTLSAWMREAGWADVAYRDLTFGIVALHRARKPLTGR, from the coding sequence GTGACCTCCGAACCTCTGCGCGCCGATCTCGGCAAGGACCCTGCCCGTGTGAGCGGCATGTTCGACGAGGTCGCTCCCGCCTATGACCGCACGAATACCGTGCTGAGCCTCGGCAACGACCGGCTGTGGCGCGTGGCCACCACCCGCGCGGTCGCGCCGCGTCCAGGACAGCGCATCCTCGACCTCGCCGCCGGCACCGGGGCGAGCTCGGTCGCGCTCGCCGCGAGCGGCGCCGAAGTAGTCGCCGCCGACTTCTCGCCCGGCATGATCGCCGAGGGGCGGCGCCGGCACGGTTCCGTGCCCAACCTGTCGTTCGTCGAAGCGGATGCCACGGCTCTGCCCTTCGAAGACGACTCCTTCGACGCGGTGACCATCTCGTTCGGCCTGCGCAACGTCAACGACCCCAAGAAGGCCCTCGCCGAGATGCTGCGGGTCACCGCTCCCGGCGGGCGCCTGGTGATCTGCGAGTTCTCGCACCCCCGCTCGCCCGCGTTCGCCGGCCTGTACCGCTTCTACAACGACCGGGTGCTGCCGGTGGTCGCCCGTGCCGTCAGCTCGAACGCCGCGGCCTACGACTACCTCAACGAGTCGATCCGCGACTGGCCCGACCAGCCCACGCTCAGTGCCTGGATGCGCGAGGCGGGGTGGGCGGACGTCGCCTACCGCGACCTCACCTTCGGCATCGTCGCCTTGCACCGCGCTCGCAAGCCGCTGACTGGTCGCTGA
- a CDS encoding AMP-binding protein — protein sequence MELQAVDGADPRDVMRALRAALHGAGPALGLGMVDPAARAVPAGTAVVVTTSGSTGIPKSVVLSRGALTSGALATAARIGEGAWLLALPASYVAGLQVLVRAIVSDREPALLSGAFTPQAFAAASLMMTSTRNGERVPTFTSLVPAQLQKLLDAAEHDTVVASALRSYEAILVGGQALPAAVLERAQSAGARIVRTYGSTETSGGCVYDGVPLDGVALRIVDGEVQVAGPTLADGYLDDPERTAATFPVDDDGTRWYRTGDAGMLTDGVLQVRGRLDNVIVSGGINVSLDRVEQIVRGIPGFAGAVVVGVPDERWGEASVIVCPRGDVLRRSDADHLVSARDAVAAEIGAHARPARLVLVDELSTLPSGKPDREAIRRAVVDDAPPPGEAPGRRGLN from the coding sequence GTGGAACTGCAGGCGGTGGACGGCGCCGACCCGCGCGACGTGATGCGGGCGCTGCGGGCCGCGCTGCACGGCGCGGGCCCCGCGCTCGGCCTGGGAATGGTCGACCCCGCCGCGCGCGCCGTGCCCGCCGGCACCGCGGTGGTCGTCACCACTTCGGGCTCCACCGGCATCCCGAAGTCCGTCGTGCTCAGCCGCGGCGCTCTGACCTCGGGAGCCCTCGCCACAGCAGCGCGCATCGGCGAGGGCGCGTGGCTGCTGGCGCTGCCGGCGTCGTACGTCGCGGGGCTGCAGGTGCTCGTGCGGGCCATCGTCTCGGACCGCGAGCCCGCCCTGCTTTCGGGGGCGTTCACGCCGCAGGCCTTCGCCGCCGCCTCGCTCATGATGACCTCCACCCGCAACGGCGAGCGGGTGCCCACCTTCACGTCGCTCGTGCCCGCTCAGCTGCAGAAGCTGCTGGATGCCGCGGAGCACGACACCGTGGTGGCGTCGGCACTGCGCTCGTACGAGGCCATCCTCGTGGGCGGTCAGGCGCTGCCCGCCGCGGTGCTCGAGCGCGCCCAGTCGGCCGGGGCCCGGATCGTGCGCACCTACGGCTCCACCGAGACCAGCGGCGGGTGCGTCTACGACGGCGTGCCTCTGGACGGCGTGGCGCTGCGCATCGTCGACGGCGAGGTGCAGGTGGCAGGCCCCACGCTCGCCGACGGCTACCTCGACGACCCTGAGCGAACCGCCGCCACCTTCCCCGTGGATGACGACGGCACCCGCTGGTATCGCACCGGCGACGCCGGCATGCTGACCGACGGCGTGCTGCAGGTGCGCGGGCGCCTGGACAACGTGATCGTCTCGGGCGGCATCAATGTGTCGCTGGACCGCGTCGAGCAGATCGTGCGGGGGATCCCGGGGTTCGCCGGCGCCGTGGTCGTCGGCGTTCCCGACGAGCGGTGGGGGGAGGCTTCGGTCATCGTCTGCCCGCGCGGCGACGTGCTGCGCCGCAGCGACGCCGATCACCTGGTCTCGGCGCGCGATGCGGTGGCGGCGGAGATCGGCGCGCACGCACGGCCGGCTCGGCTGGTGCTCGTGGACGAGCTGTCGACGCTTCCGAGCGGCAAGCCCGACCGGGAGGCGATTCGCCGGGCCGTCGTCGACGATGCGCCGCCCCCGGGCGAGGCACCAGGCCGACGCGGCCTAAACTGA
- a CDS encoding polyprenyl synthetase family protein, whose amino-acid sequence MTASPSTPGTRLASRLGLTERVFAGPRARKLIARIEAGLDSVEANMAAELKTTDALADATGRYLYEAGGKRVRPMLAMLTAQLGDGATDEVIAAATALELTHLGSLYHDDVMDGADVRRGVPSAHAVWGNNVAILTGDLLFSRASQIMARLGEQAIHLQADTFERLVLGQMHETVGPQASDDPVAFYLQVLADKTGSLIAASAQAGVIFGNAPREFEQPMVAFGEKAGVAFQLLDDVIDLSADPDETGKVPGTDLRAGVPTMPYLLLGQRTDAASVALRAEIDEGVALIADGADPAILDEPLARLRDHEATAATQALAGEWSDAAIAALEPLPDGAVREALTRFARAVADRSS is encoded by the coding sequence GTGACTGCGAGCCCTTCCACGCCGGGTACCCGCCTGGCGAGCCGCCTCGGCCTGACCGAGCGCGTGTTCGCCGGTCCCCGCGCGCGCAAGCTGATCGCGCGGATCGAAGCCGGTCTCGACAGTGTCGAGGCGAACATGGCCGCCGAGCTGAAGACCACCGACGCCCTGGCGGATGCCACGGGCCGCTACCTCTACGAGGCAGGCGGCAAGCGCGTGCGCCCGATGCTGGCGATGCTGACCGCGCAGCTGGGCGACGGAGCCACCGACGAGGTCATCGCGGCGGCCACCGCCCTCGAGCTCACGCACCTGGGCTCGCTCTACCACGACGACGTCATGGACGGCGCGGACGTGCGCCGCGGCGTGCCGAGCGCCCACGCGGTGTGGGGCAACAACGTCGCCATTCTCACCGGTGACCTGCTGTTCTCCCGGGCCAGCCAGATCATGGCGCGGCTCGGCGAGCAGGCGATCCATCTGCAGGCCGACACCTTCGAGCGCCTCGTGCTCGGCCAGATGCACGAGACCGTCGGCCCGCAGGCATCCGACGATCCCGTCGCCTTCTACCTGCAGGTGCTCGCCGACAAGACCGGCTCGCTGATTGCGGCATCCGCTCAGGCGGGAGTCATCTTCGGCAATGCGCCGCGTGAATTCGAGCAGCCGATGGTCGCCTTCGGCGAGAAGGCCGGCGTTGCGTTCCAGCTGCTGGACGACGTCATCGACCTGTCCGCCGACCCCGACGAGACCGGCAAGGTTCCCGGCACCGACCTGCGCGCCGGTGTGCCGACCATGCCGTACCTGCTGCTGGGGCAGCGGACGGATGCGGCATCCGTCGCCCTTCGCGCCGAGATCGACGAAGGGGTCGCGCTCATCGCCGACGGCGCCGATCCGGCCATCCTCGACGAGCCCCTCGCGCGGCTGCGCGATCACGAGGCGACGGCCGCGACCCAGGCCCTCGCCGGGGAATGGTCGGACGCCGCGATCGCCGCCCTCGAGCCCCTTCCCGACGGCGCCGTGCGCGAAGCGCTCACCCGGTTCGCGCGCGCCGTCGCCGACCGATCCAGCTGA
- a CDS encoding 1,4-dihydroxy-2-naphthoate polyprenyltransferase: MAAPSRKKRSSSAAGRKARGNPQKPKASGSPVVPSRATVGDWIGAARLRTLPLAVSPVLIGTGAALVVDRELHWVIALTCLVVAVSLQIGVNYANDYSDGIRGTDDHRVGPARLTASRKARPRTVLTVALAFFALAALAGLAIVIRTQEWWMLAAGAACIVAAWFYTGGKRPYGYAGLGELFVFVFFGLVATAGTAYAQVGVVPQEAWFGAVAAGLLACAVLLANNLRDIDQDRAAGKRTLTVRIGKRATQALFTLFLLVPFGISAYLALFFPIAWLTLLALIPAAAAILIVWTYRAPRELVVALGVTSLTSLVYGALLLWAFAA, encoded by the coding sequence GTGGCAGCACCCTCGCGTAAGAAGCGTTCATCGTCGGCAGCAGGCCGAAAGGCTCGCGGCAACCCGCAGAAGCCCAAGGCCTCGGGCTCGCCGGTCGTGCCCTCCCGCGCCACGGTCGGCGACTGGATCGGCGCCGCGCGACTGCGCACCCTGCCGCTGGCCGTCTCCCCGGTGCTGATCGGCACCGGCGCCGCCCTCGTGGTCGACCGCGAGCTGCACTGGGTGATCGCGCTGACCTGCCTCGTCGTGGCGGTGTCGCTGCAGATCGGCGTCAACTACGCCAATGACTACAGCGACGGCATCCGCGGCACCGACGACCACCGGGTGGGCCCCGCCCGCCTCACCGCCTCGCGCAAGGCCCGGCCGCGCACGGTGCTGACCGTCGCGCTGGCGTTCTTCGCCCTCGCCGCGCTCGCCGGCCTGGCCATCGTCATCCGCACCCAGGAGTGGTGGATGCTGGCAGCCGGCGCCGCCTGCATCGTCGCTGCCTGGTTCTACACCGGCGGGAAGAGGCCCTACGGATACGCGGGACTGGGGGAGCTCTTCGTCTTCGTCTTCTTCGGCCTGGTGGCCACGGCCGGCACGGCCTACGCGCAGGTAGGCGTGGTGCCGCAGGAGGCGTGGTTCGGCGCAGTGGCAGCGGGACTGCTAGCCTGCGCGGTGCTGCTGGCGAACAACCTGCGCGACATCGACCAGGATCGCGCGGCCGGCAAGCGCACCCTGACGGTGCGGATCGGCAAGCGCGCCACTCAGGCGCTGTTCACGCTGTTCCTGCTGGTGCCGTTCGGCATCTCCGCGTACCTCGCGCTGTTCTTCCCCATCGCGTGGCTGACGCTGCTGGCGCTGATTCCGGCGGCCGCGGCGATCCTCATCGTCTGGACGTACCGCGCGCCGCGCGAGCTCGTGGTGGCGCTGGGGGTGACGTCCCTGACGTCGCTGGTCTACGGGGCGCTGCTGCTCTGGGCGTTCGCCGCCTAG
- a CDS encoding PPK2 family polyphosphate kinase — MTAIRQSNVNVDLVEALRVREGFRLADVDTRATPGYGKDKAKAAEDLVVGAHEFDELQERLYAQSREDHSKPSVLLVLQAMDTAGKGGIVRHVIGATDPQGIHLKAFKKPTKEELAHDFLWRIEKNVPHPGYIGVFDRSHYEDVLIGRVRELAPPEEIERRYGAINDFERRITDEGTSIVKVMLHISPAEQKERLMQRLERPEKYWKYNPGDIDERLLWPQYMDAYQTVFDRTSTDVAPWYVVPAGRKWYARLAVQHLLLATLERLDPQWPTATFDVEAEKKRLAAT, encoded by the coding sequence ATGACCGCGATACGTCAGTCCAATGTCAACGTCGACCTGGTCGAGGCGCTGCGGGTGCGGGAGGGATTCCGCCTCGCCGACGTCGACACCCGTGCGACGCCGGGGTACGGGAAGGACAAGGCCAAGGCCGCCGAGGATCTCGTCGTCGGGGCGCACGAGTTCGACGAACTGCAGGAGCGGCTCTACGCCCAGAGCCGGGAGGACCACTCCAAGCCCTCGGTGCTGCTGGTGCTGCAGGCGATGGACACCGCCGGAAAGGGCGGCATCGTGCGCCACGTGATCGGTGCGACCGACCCTCAGGGCATCCATCTGAAGGCGTTCAAGAAGCCCACCAAGGAGGAACTCGCGCACGACTTCCTCTGGCGCATCGAGAAGAACGTCCCCCACCCCGGTTACATCGGCGTCTTCGACCGCTCGCATTACGAGGACGTGCTGATCGGACGGGTGCGTGAGCTCGCACCGCCGGAGGAGATCGAGCGCCGCTACGGAGCCATCAACGACTTCGAGAGGCGCATCACGGACGAGGGCACCTCCATCGTGAAGGTGATGCTGCACATCTCGCCGGCCGAGCAGAAGGAGCGGCTGATGCAGCGCCTGGAGCGGCCCGAGAAGTACTGGAAGTACAACCCCGGCGACATCGACGAACGGCTCCTCTGGCCGCAGTACATGGATGCCTACCAGACCGTGTTCGACCGGACCTCCACCGACGTCGCCCCCTGGTACGTCGTCCCCGCCGGTCGCAAGTGGTACGCACGCCTCGCGGTGCAGCACCTGCTGCTGGCGACCTTGGAGCGCCTCGACCCGCAGTGGCCGACGGCCACCTTCGACGTCGAGGCGGAGAAGAAGCGCCTCGCGGCGACCTAG
- a CDS encoding YgaC family protein translates to MDATSAASDRPAPGTPLLFRWRKWDGGTHWVHECVYLGSDQWGDWVGQRVGDRSVRPGRDIVTEYPDVTLIPPDGTWVLTRNSPPHRTRIYIDIAWDVGWQDGEPVGIDMDLDVVKRVGTEVYIEDRDEWEEHRVFYGYPLDLVDRLEQVAVDLEARVRAGEAPFDDATAERWFARLAEFSEADGAAP, encoded by the coding sequence ATGGACGCGACCTCCGCGGCATCCGACCGCCCCGCCCCCGGTACGCCGCTGCTGTTCCGCTGGCGAAAGTGGGACGGCGGCACCCACTGGGTGCACGAGTGCGTGTACCTCGGGAGCGACCAGTGGGGGGACTGGGTGGGGCAGCGCGTCGGCGACCGCAGCGTGCGCCCGGGGCGCGACATCGTCACCGAGTACCCCGATGTCACGCTGATCCCGCCGGACGGCACCTGGGTCCTCACCCGCAACTCGCCGCCGCACCGCACCCGCATCTACATCGACATCGCGTGGGACGTCGGCTGGCAGGACGGCGAGCCTGTCGGCATCGACATGGACCTGGATGTCGTGAAGCGCGTCGGCACCGAGGTCTACATCGAGGACCGCGACGAGTGGGAGGAGCACCGGGTGTTCTATGGCTACCCGCTCGATCTCGTCGACCGGCTGGAGCAGGTCGCCGTCGACCTCGAGGCGCGGGTGCGTGCCGGTGAGGCGCCCTTCGACGACGCAACCGCCGAGCGCTGGTTCGCCCGCCTGGCGGAGTTCAGCGAGGCCGACGGCGCCGCGCCGTAG
- the menD gene encoding 2-succinyl-5-enolpyruvyl-6-hydroxy-3-cyclohexene-1-carboxylic-acid synthase codes for MTTAEQAPATDAASALLGRLVERGVRDFVLSPGSRSQALALVAAELETRGLVRLHVRIDERVAGFTALGLARESGVPAAVICTSGTAAANLLPAALESHHAGVPLLLLTADRPPELRGVGANQTTRQPGMFAVSARREYDLPVPDEIDRDGDADQTAMLRDVADDAYAASLGWGSLPSGPVHLNVPCREPLGGVLPTWLLGDAAPAGGAGDGAAADGGDAADERHAEDDGEVSGALYQGGGGIGLSDLPAGGDEEPVTLHQGLRTVVVAGADAGAAAEDLAHRGSWPLIAEIVSGARFGRNLVHGYRALLREPALGGRVQRAVVFGHPTLSREVVALLSRPDVEVIAVRGPGEPLNLNGATTAVGGVDVAPGDADREWLGEWMLASRAAAVDLAPAAPDADGLASAEPAQRLGAIAAELQAIRAPLDREALVDAVWRATWPHDRLMFGSSRLVRVADAVLPGKKVTVHANRGLAGIDGTVATATGIALASQAGGAPGVTRLLLGDLAFLHDVGALLLPPHEHEPRIQVIVGNDGGGTIFDGLEVAAVAGSSAMDRVLYTPQTARLEPLATAYGWEYQRVTTRAALDQALTSPVGGRQLIEVPLPR; via the coding sequence ATGACCACGGCGGAGCAGGCTCCGGCGACGGATGCCGCCTCGGCGCTGCTGGGCCGGCTCGTCGAGCGCGGCGTGCGCGATTTCGTGCTGAGCCCGGGATCCCGGTCGCAGGCCCTTGCCCTGGTGGCCGCTGAGCTCGAGACGCGCGGCCTCGTTCGCCTGCACGTGCGCATAGACGAGCGGGTCGCCGGGTTCACGGCGCTGGGCCTGGCCCGTGAGTCGGGGGTGCCCGCCGCCGTCATCTGCACGTCGGGAACCGCCGCCGCCAATCTGCTGCCGGCGGCGCTGGAGTCCCACCATGCGGGCGTGCCCCTGCTGCTGCTGACCGCGGACCGGCCGCCCGAGCTGCGTGGGGTCGGCGCCAACCAGACCACCCGTCAGCCCGGCATGTTCGCCGTGAGCGCGCGGCGCGAGTACGACCTGCCCGTGCCCGATGAGATCGACCGCGACGGCGACGCGGACCAGACCGCCATGCTGCGGGACGTCGCCGACGATGCGTACGCCGCGAGCCTCGGGTGGGGGAGCCTTCCGAGCGGTCCGGTGCACCTGAACGTGCCCTGCCGCGAGCCGCTGGGGGGCGTGCTGCCCACCTGGCTGCTGGGCGATGCCGCACCGGCCGGGGGCGCGGGCGACGGCGCTGCTGCGGATGGGGGCGACGCAGCCGACGAGCGTCACGCCGAGGATGACGGCGAGGTGTCGGGCGCGCTCTACCAGGGTGGTGGCGGCATCGGTCTGTCCGACCTCCCCGCTGGCGGAGACGAAGAGCCGGTGACACTTCACCAGGGACTGCGCACGGTCGTTGTGGCCGGAGCGGATGCCGGTGCGGCAGCAGAGGACCTCGCCCACCGCGGGTCGTGGCCGCTCATCGCCGAGATCGTCAGCGGCGCCCGGTTCGGTCGCAACCTCGTCCACGGGTACCGCGCGCTGCTGCGCGAGCCGGCGCTCGGTGGACGCGTGCAGCGCGCCGTGGTCTTCGGCCACCCCACGCTCAGCCGCGAGGTCGTCGCCCTCCTGTCGCGGCCCGACGTCGAGGTCATCGCGGTCCGCGGACCGGGGGAGCCACTGAACCTCAACGGCGCGACGACGGCGGTCGGCGGCGTCGACGTCGCTCCCGGCGACGCGGACCGCGAATGGCTCGGGGAGTGGATGCTGGCCTCTCGAGCGGCAGCGGTCGATCTCGCTCCCGCCGCGCCCGACGCGGACGGGCTGGCGTCGGCGGAACCGGCGCAGCGCCTCGGCGCGATCGCCGCCGAGCTGCAGGCCATTCGCGCGCCGCTGGACCGTGAGGCCCTCGTCGACGCCGTGTGGCGGGCGACATGGCCGCACGATCGGCTGATGTTCGGGTCGTCTCGCCTGGTGCGCGTGGCCGATGCCGTGCTGCCGGGCAAGAAGGTGACCGTCCACGCCAACCGGGGACTCGCCGGCATCGACGGCACGGTCGCCACCGCGACGGGCATCGCGCTGGCCTCGCAGGCCGGCGGCGCTCCCGGCGTCACGAGATTGCTGCTGGGTGACCTCGCCTTCCTCCACGATGTGGGCGCGCTGCTGCTGCCCCCGCACGAGCACGAGCCGCGTATTCAGGTGATCGTCGGCAACGACGGCGGCGGCACGATCTTCGACGGTCTCGAGGTCGCGGCTGTGGCGGGGTCCTCGGCGATGGACCGCGTGCTGTACACGCCGCAGACCGCACGGCTCGAGCCGCTGGCCACCGCGTACGGCTGGGAGTACCAGCGGGTGACCACGCGCGCCGCGCTCGATCAGGCGCTCACCTCGCCCGTCGGCGGCCGCCAGCTCATCGAGGTTCCGCTGCCGCGCTGA
- a CDS encoding PLD nuclease N-terminal domain-containing protein, producing the protein MARILLIVALLLAVFWVYSIVDCAVQDPRRHRGVSKPMWLLITIALPVLGGILWFAVGRTKRADIPRPKAPDDDPEFLGRIGDIRDTDERIRRIEEELKALDADDDDPRWNNPPQPPQPPRPSDA; encoded by the coding sequence GTGGCGCGTATCCTGCTCATCGTTGCGCTGCTGTTGGCCGTCTTCTGGGTCTACAGCATCGTCGACTGTGCCGTGCAAGACCCGCGCCGCCACCGCGGCGTGAGCAAGCCCATGTGGCTGCTGATCACGATCGCGCTGCCGGTTCTCGGCGGCATCCTCTGGTTCGCCGTCGGCCGCACCAAGCGCGCCGACATCCCGCGCCCGAAGGCGCCGGACGACGACCCCGAGTTCCTCGGGCGCATCGGCGACATCCGCGACACGGACGAGCGCATCCGCCGCATCGAAGAGGAGCTCAAGGCCCTCGACGCCGATGACGACGACCCGCGCTGGAACAACCCGCCGCAGCCTCCCCAGCCCCCGCGCCCGTCCGACGCATGA
- a CDS encoding isochorismate synthase — protein MTLTPPRLVVRTREIDHVEDLLPFTSPSHPKAWIRRGDGMVGYGTAYAFSGNGAETYGSLADGWKQLSAAADIDDPLGLPGTGLVAFGALAFDARSHRDSVLSVPRVIVGRRGGRSWVTTITHADAGAGDEARDLLGDGDGPLEPIETPYGPHWSGTLGPGEQSPAGYMAAVQAGLDAIAAGEVGKVVLARDLRGSVPVGSDLRRLARALASDYPDTWVFAVDGLIGASPETLVTVHGGTVTARVLAGTTPRGADADADTAAASALASSPKDTDEHEFAVQSVLASLRPHTRALAASDAPFTLKLPNVWHLATDVEGELHGAASALDLVSALHPTAAVAGTPTAAAVELIHRIEPFDRGRYAGPVGWIDAHGDGEWAIALRCAQFDAAAAPGAPIAATAYAGAGIVAGSDPETELIETRVKFRPIVDALA, from the coding sequence GTGACTTTGACTCCTCCGCGCCTCGTCGTGCGGACGCGGGAGATCGACCACGTCGAGGACCTGCTGCCGTTCACGTCCCCGTCGCACCCGAAGGCGTGGATCCGCCGCGGCGACGGCATGGTCGGATACGGCACGGCATACGCGTTCAGCGGTAACGGCGCCGAGACCTACGGCTCGCTCGCCGATGGCTGGAAGCAGCTGTCCGCGGCGGCGGACATCGACGACCCGCTGGGCCTGCCAGGCACCGGCCTCGTCGCCTTCGGCGCACTGGCGTTCGACGCCCGCTCGCACCGCGACAGCGTGCTGAGCGTTCCCCGCGTGATCGTCGGCCGTCGCGGCGGCCGGTCGTGGGTCACCACGATCACGCACGCCGACGCAGGGGCGGGCGACGAGGCGCGCGACCTGCTCGGGGACGGCGACGGTCCGCTCGAGCCCATCGAGACGCCGTACGGACCGCACTGGTCGGGCACCCTCGGCCCCGGCGAGCAGTCCCCGGCCGGATACATGGCCGCCGTGCAGGCGGGCCTCGACGCCATCGCCGCGGGCGAGGTCGGCAAGGTGGTGCTGGCCCGCGACCTGCGCGGCAGCGTACCCGTGGGCTCGGATCTGCGGCGACTCGCGCGCGCCCTGGCATCCGACTATCCCGACACCTGGGTGTTCGCCGTCGACGGCCTCATCGGCGCGAGCCCCGAGACCCTCGTCACCGTGCACGGCGGCACCGTCACGGCACGCGTGCTCGCCGGCACCACACCGCGCGGGGCGGATGCCGACGCCGACACCGCCGCGGCGTCGGCCCTGGCCTCGAGCCCCAAGGACACCGACGAGCACGAGTTCGCCGTGCAGAGCGTGCTCGCGTCGCTCCGCCCCCACACCCGCGCGCTCGCGGCGAGCGATGCGCCGTTCACGCTGAAGCTCCCCAACGTCTGGCACCTCGCCACCGACGTCGAGGGGGAACTGCACGGCGCGGCATCCGCTCTCGACCTCGTGAGCGCGCTGCACCCCACCGCCGCCGTCGCCGGCACGCCGACGGCTGCCGCCGTGGAGCTCATCCACCGCATCGAGCCGTTCGACCGCGGTCGCTACGCAGGCCCGGTCGGGTGGATCGACGCCCACGGCGACGGCGAGTGGGCCATCGCGCTGCGGTGCGCCCAGTTCGACGCCGCCGCGGCGCCGGGCGCGCCGATCGCCGCGACCGCGTACGCGGGCGCCGGCATCGTCGCGGGCAGCGACCCCGAGACCGAGCTCATCGAGACGCGCGTGAAGTTCCGGCCGATCGTCGACGCGCTGGCCTGA
- a CDS encoding 1,4-dihydroxy-2-naphthoyl-CoA synthase gives MSVSELFDPTAWQLAPGADAYTDITAHVSTDGRIARIAFDRPEVRNAFRPHTVDELYRALDIARQDSRIGVVLLTGNGPSAKDGGWAFCSGGDQRIRGRDGYKYEGDQAQVPDPARSGRLHILEVQRLIRFMPKVVIAVIPGWAAGGGHSLHVVCDLSIASREHGRFKQTDADVGSFDAGYGSAYMARQVGQKIAREVFFLAEEYSADRAYEMGAVNRVVPHAELEREAIAMARTILTKSPTAIRMLKFAFNAVDDGLVGQQVFAGEATRLAYGTDEAVEGRDSFLEKRDPDWSPYPWHY, from the coding sequence GTGAGTGTTTCCGAGCTGTTCGATCCGACGGCGTGGCAGCTGGCCCCCGGCGCCGATGCCTACACCGACATCACCGCGCACGTCTCCACAGACGGCCGCATCGCGCGCATCGCGTTCGATCGGCCCGAGGTGCGCAACGCCTTCCGCCCGCACACGGTCGACGAGCTCTACCGGGCGCTCGACATCGCGCGGCAGGACTCGCGCATCGGCGTGGTGCTGCTCACCGGCAACGGCCCCAGCGCCAAGGACGGCGGCTGGGCGTTCTGCTCCGGCGGCGACCAGCGCATCCGGGGTCGCGACGGCTACAAGTACGAGGGCGACCAGGCGCAGGTCCCCGACCCGGCGCGCTCCGGGCGCCTGCACATCCTGGAGGTGCAGCGACTCATCCGCTTCATGCCGAAGGTCGTCATCGCGGTGATCCCGGGGTGGGCTGCCGGCGGTGGCCACTCGCTGCACGTCGTCTGCGACCTGTCGATCGCCTCGCGCGAGCACGGGCGGTTCAAGCAGACGGATGCCGACGTGGGCTCGTTCGACGCCGGCTACGGCTCGGCGTACATGGCGCGCCAGGTGGGCCAGAAGATCGCGCGCGAGGTCTTCTTCCTCGCCGAGGAGTACTCCGCCGACCGCGCGTACGAGATGGGGGCGGTGAACCGGGTGGTGCCGCACGCCGAGCTCGAGCGCGAGGCGATCGCGATGGCGCGCACGATCCTCACGAAGTCCCCGACGGCGATCCGCATGCTGAAGTTCGCGTTCAACGCCGTCGACGATGGCTTGGTCGGCCAGCAGGTGTTCGCGGGCGAGGCGACACGGCTCGCCTACGGCACCGACGAGGCGGTCGAGGGCCGCGACTCGTTCCTCGAGAAGCGCGACCCCGACTGGTCGCCGTATCCCTGGCACTACTGA